The segment AATGACCGCACCGAGGGTACCCGCAGCAGAGCCATCCCAGGGAACTACCTCATCGCCGAAGAACATCCGTCCGAACATTCCCGGCTGGCTGTTTTGGGTTAGAATACCGATGTACGGGCGGAAGAGACGGGTTTCGATGGTAAGGTTCTTTGTAAGAGATGCGGTTCCGCGCTTAATTTCCAGGGCAACGGTCTGACCGGCCTCAAGGTCTGCGAGAGCTTGATCGATATCCTGCCTGGAGTTCACCGCAGTACCTTGGATTGAGAGAATGATATCTCCCCGCTGGAGTCCTGCCTGGTGAGCGGGTGTGTCCTGGATAATCCCGGTGATTAGGACGCCCTCGTATTCCACCAGTTCAAGATCCTGGTTCTGCCAGAGACCCTGCTGTCCCATAGAGCCGTGGTACCCGCCCATGCCGGGAAAGAATCCGTTTCCGCGGTACTGAACCGGTTGTACCGCGCCTTGTTCATCTGTACCTCCTGCAAAGCCTATTCCTGCAATGAGGAGACTAAGAACCATCAGCAAAGCCATGGTCCGTGTCGTGTGTCTATCTTTCATAGAGCACCTCCTGAATTAGGTATGCTCAAACAATACATCCAGCCCTTTAAGGCGGTGTTGCGGTTGCTTTAAGATTTCTTAACATAGGGGCTCACCCTTTCGGCGGCTCTCAAACCCGGCGGAACTGCAGGATCGTGGGGTTCCTTGGGTGATTTATTCGGTGAATCGGTAGCCGAACCCCCGGACAGTCTGAATGAATTGGGGGTTTGCCGGGTCTGATTCGAGTTTTTCCCGGAGATGGCGGATGTGTACGTCGACGGTGCGTTCGTCTTCTAGGAAAATTTGCTCGCCCCAGACAGCGGTAATGATCTGCTGACGCGTCACTACTTGGTTCGGGTTATCCAGGAAGTAGAGCAGGATTCTGGTTTCAATGGGGGTGAGGAAGATTTCTTCTGAAGCAGAGGCTGATTGGCGGTAAAGCCGTTGGGTGCCCCGGTGGAAGGTCAGGGTGCCAAAGACGGTGGAATCACCCTGGGAAAAATTCTGAGAATATGAACTCCGCCGGAGTAAGGCTTTTATGCGGCTCTGCAGCTCCCGGAGGCTGAAGGGCTTGACCATATAGTCATCAGCACCGATTTCGAGGCCGAGAATGGTATCAATTTCCTCGTCCCGGGCTGTTAGCATGAGGACGGGAAGGGTGTTGCCGGATTCGCGGATTTTTTTGCAGATGGTGAAGCCGTCCAGACCCGGCAGACGGACATCAAGGATAACCAGGTCTGGATGGTTTTGGGAGATCCAAGGCAGGGCATGGTCGCCGTGGTCGACGTGGGCGACGGTGTACCCCTCCTGGGTCAGACCCCGGGTTACGGCTTTCGCGATTCCCGGATCGTCTTCGACAAGCAGCAGTGTAGCCATGGTGATAGTATCCGGATTGGACCCCTAGAAGGCAAGGGTTTTTATTGCCTCCAGATTTTTCGGATTTTGGGGGTGATCGCCTTCACTTGTATACATGTATTCCAGAAGCTCGCTATGGGATTCATGAATTCGGTACCGGACCATCTTCATGGTGGAGTTTATCATCTTGTTGGCTTCAGAGAAGGGTTCGGTAAGGATTTGGAAGGTTTTCGGTGTCCACGCCTTGGGGAACCTGCCCTTGTAGGCTGATTCGGAGAGGTATTTGTGGAACTGACCTTCAATGACTGGCAATAGTTTTTCAGGGGAGGTGATTTTTTGCTTGTCCTTGAGGTAGCTGAGGGTATCGCTGTCCAGAGAAATGAGGGCGGTGGTGTACTTCTTATGATCGCAGTAGAGCATGCACTGGCTGATTACCGGAGCCACGTTTACGATAGCTTCCTCAATTTCTTCGGGGCTGTATTTCTCTCCATCGGGGGAGATTAGTAGTGCCTTTTCCCGGCCCGAAACGTACAGAAAGCCGTCGTGGTCCATGCTGCCGAGGTCCCCGGTGTATAGCCACCCGTCTTTCACGGTCTGGGAAGTGGCATCGGGATTGCGGTAATATCCCTTCATTACGTTTATACCGCGGATTATGATTTGCCCCTTGCTGCCCAGGGGCAGCTCAGTACCTGAATCATCGACAATCTTGCATTCAATTCCGGGAAGGATATTTCCGGAGCTGCCGATTTTATGCAGGCCATCACGGTTGGTGGAGATTACCGGGCTTGCCTCGGTTAGACCGTATCCCTGGTATACCGGAACACCGATAGCCTTAAAGAACTGCTGTTGGGTTACATCCAGATATGCTCCTCCGCTGATACAG is part of the Spirochaeta lutea genome and harbors:
- a CDS encoding PDZ domain-containing protein, which codes for MKDRHTTRTMALLMVLSLLIAGIGFAGGTDEQGAVQPVQYRGNGFFPGMGGYHGSMGQQGLWQNQDLELVEYEGVLITGIIQDTPAHQAGLQRGDIILSIQGTAVNSRQDIDQALADLEAGQTVALEIKRGTASLTKNLTIETRLFRPYIGILTQNSQPGMFGRMFFGDEVVPWDGSAAGTLGAVIVAVQPDSPAQKAGLTPGMLISEINGEPLASADVAGIISELEPGDSVSLTVQSLLQSSDSQEITVTLGSEDGHPYLGIQYHPFPNLGMSRAFGNARTGPMGFFQERGFGTPDTPRGPSRGRR
- a CDS encoding response regulator transcription factor gives rise to the protein MATLLLVEDDPGIAKAVTRGLTQEGYTVAHVDHGDHALPWISQNHPDLVILDVRLPGLDGFTICKKIRESGNTLPVLMLTARDEEIDTILGLEIGADDYMVKPFSLRELQSRIKALLRRSSYSQNFSQGDSTVFGTLTFHRGTQRLYRQSASASEEIFLTPIETRILLYFLDNPNQVVTRQQIITAVWGEQIFLEDERTVDVHIRHLREKLESDPANPQFIQTVRGFGYRFTE